A window of the Besnoitia besnoiti strain Bb-Ger1 chromosome VI, whole genome shotgun sequence genome harbors these coding sequences:
- a CDS encoding metallo-beta-lactamase domain-containing protein (encoded by transcript BESB_065880), which translates to MPRRPNRVPPAGSPKERHERHGGEEEDFSASPPRVRASKTPAKTRVGGGYGFDDFSSIAADQSRVIDDSPQVFMNHNEEHSRQGSIEGGEPGNGDGQKRGDVAQEERRRTGNSVPLSPTVDHAAEKADQRCEKWKTLAVDETVCFSSFTSVSEGEGRVPYGDASTCVEASRGVQERDLDEQRQEKEKPTAEPADVSTYGKAIERSGHGLSISRLLWKKETVTKEAVFFGETQSKDVKKPETGKPRHPGNKRFSWRWLFGWFYISLPLVSTFIIFFPAWYVLLPLDVQLYTSALLPRHFRDFYDGGASFSRAFFPFVLREGKRDPSACRRGDRKLSSKPRKNMFAAVWNSDEELPSVATGGDAGDAFSLPSVEELEREFFNYTARHVPYPPALHEHSGEFKKEIIQVVPDVYVAVGYGLANSVILNGTDGIVVVDTMESTATMQAVWADWLKLPNSNFPVKAIIYTHFHTDHIFGAAAIATPNVTEVHAYWLTYAEMSKVFTLTAGTTYRRSMRQFGVFVDEEDFLNAGIGPTLHYNNQAEIGAILPTHIMHGEKKTLHIAGMKLQLLHAPGESKDQIVVWLEDKRVLLGADNLYRSLPNIYAIRGTETRDCNDWIASLDLMRSLNAEYLVLGHTRPLYGKDEIQSTLVAYRDAIQFIHDQTVRYMNKGYYVNDISHNIKLPEHLANHPFLQPFYGTVPWAVRAIFTHYMGWYSGNPEDLAMMSTQEKAEALLSLAGSVDDLLMHAIENLRQGRAPWALELASAAYTVEPRSKRAKALKILALRANASQQSAATGRNWFLTAALELEGRAELKLSDTQKRQTLAKISLQQQFELLPVRLIPERARHLTCILKFHFSDVNENICVHFRKSIAYLKWPCEGTPDVEVESTRAVWLGIVNKDRSPAMAYATGDLKVKGSIFTLARALLAVELDAD; encoded by the exons ATGCCGCGAAGACCTAACAGAGTCCCGCCAGCCGGCTCCCCGAAAGAGCGGCACGAAAGACAcgggggagaagaggaagattTTTCTGCTTCACCTCCGCGTGTCCGGGCAAGCAAAACGCCAGCAAAGACGCGCGTGGGAGGGGGCTACGGTTTTGACGACTTCTCTTCTATCGCTGCGGACCAAAGCCGGGTAATTGACGATAGTCCGCAGGTGTTCATGAACCACAACGAGGAACACAGTCGACAAGGCAGCATAGAAGGAGGAGAGCCAGGAAATGGCGACGGTCAAAAAAGAGGAGATGTGGCCCAGGAAGAACGACGGAGGACGGGCAACTCCGTTCCGCTGTCGCCAACAGTCGACcacgcagcggagaaggcagacCAAAGGTGCGAAAAATGGAAGacgctcgccgtcgacgaaACTGTTTGTTTCTCGTCTTTTACCTCCGTGTcggaaggcgaagggcgTGTGCCCTATGGGGACGCCTCAACTTGTGTAGAGGCCTCTCGTGGAGTTCAAGAAAGAGATCTCGATGAGCAAAGGcaagagaaggaaaagcCTACTGCGGAGCCTGCGGATGTTAGCACGTACGGAAAGGCGATCGAGAGGAGCGGGCATGGATTGAGCATATCACGTTTGCTGTGGAAAAAGGAGACAGTGACGAAAGAGGCGGTTTTCTTTGGGGAAACTCAATCGAAAGACGTGAAGAAGCCGGAGACAGGCAAACCAAGGCATCCAGGCAATAAACGGTTCTCCTGGAGATGGCTCTTCGGATGGTTTTACATTTCTTTGCCTCTAGTGTCCACTTTCATCATCTTCTTTCCTGCGTGGTACGTGCTTCTCCCGTTGGATGTCCAGCTGTATACGTCGGCACTTCTCCCTCGGCATTTCCGCGACTTCTACGATGGCGGAGCCTCTTTCTCGAGAGCGTTTTTCCCTTTCGTCTTGCGCGAGGGCAAGCGGGACCCGTcggcctgcagacgcggtgACAGGAAGTTGAGCTCGAAACCGCGGAAGAACATGTTTGCGGCGGTGTGGAATAGTGACGAGGAACTACCTAGCGTGGCAACGGGAGGGGATGCCGGAGACGCtttttcgcttccttctgTGGAAGAGCTGGAACGAGAATTCTTCAACTATACGGCTCGGCATGTCCCGTACCCACCAGCGTTGCACGAGCACTCCGGTGAGTTCAAGAAGGAAATCATTCAAGTTGTCCCTGACGTGTACGTGGCTGTTGGGTACGGTCTAGCGAATTCTGTCATTCTCAACGGAACCGACGGAATAGTCGTTGTCGACACGATGGAGAGCACTGCGACGATGCAAGCTGTCTGGGCAGATTGGCTCAAGTTGCCCAACAGCAATTTCCCGGTGAAGGCCATCATCTACACACATTTTCACACCGACCACATCTTTGGCGCGGCTGCCATCGCAACGCCGAACGTCACAGAGGTACACGCGTACTGGCTAACATACGCAGAGATGAGTAAGGTGTTCACCTTGACAGCGGGAACGACGTACAGGCGTTCGATGCGGCAGTTCGGAGTCTTTGTCGACGAAGAAGATTTTCTGAACGCTGGAATCGGGCCTACACTTCACTACAATAATCAGGCAGAAATTGGGGCGATTCTTCCGACCCATATTATGcacggagagaagaagacccTACACATTGCTGGAATGAAACTGCAGCTGTTGCATGCTCCGGGCGAAAGCAAAGACCAAATTGTCGTGTGGCTCGAAGACAAACGCGTCCTTCTCGGAGCCGACAATCTCTATAGGTCTCTGCCAAACATCTACGCCATCCGCGGAACAGAAACACGCGACTGCAATGACTGGATCGCATCTCTGGATCTCATGCGTTCGTTAAACGCCGAGTATCTTGTCTTAGGACACACACGCCCACTATATGGGAAAGATGAGATTCAGTCCACGCTAGTGGCTTATCGAGACGCGATTCAGTTTATCCATGATCAAACCGTGCGCTACATGAACAAAGGATACTACGTCAACGACATTTCCCATAACATCAAGTTGCCTGAGCACCTCGCCAACCACCCATTCCTCCAGCCTTTCTATGGAACGGTCCCTTGGGCGGTGCGCGCGATCTTTACTCATTACATGGGATGGTATTCCGGCAACCCCGAGGATTTGGCGATGATGAGCACGCAGGAAAAAGCTGAAGCGCTGCTCAGTCTAGCCGGCAGCGTCGACGATCTGCTGATGCACGCCATCGAAAACCTTCGACAGGGGCGCGCACCATGGGCGTTGGAACTCGCCAGCGCTGCTTACACCGTGGAACCACGGTCAAAACGGGCCAAAGCACTGAAAATACTGGCTCTGAGGGCTAACGCCTCACAACAAAGTGCTGCTACGG GTCGAAACTGGTTTCTAACGGCTGCCCTGGAACTTGAAGGGCGGGCCGAACTGAAGCTAAGCGACACTCAAAAGCGACAGACGTTGGCAAAAATctccctgcagcagcagttTGAGCTTCTTCCAGTTCGTTTGATACCAGAGCGAGCACGCCATTTGACATGCATCTTGAAGTTCCACTTTTCGGACGTGAATGAAAACATATGCGTCCACTTCCGCAAAAGTATAGCGTACCTCAAATGGCCCTGTGAGGGAACACCAGACGTCGAAGTCGAGAGCACCCGAGCAGTTTGGCTTGGCATCGTCAACAAAGATAGAAGCCCAGCCATGGCATATGCAACAGGAGATCTCAAAGTTAAAGGGTCAATTTTCACGCTTGCCCGAGCGCTCTTAGCCGTCGAGCTAGACGCTGACTGA
- a CDS encoding hypothetical protein (encoded by transcript BESB_065890) — MEFQGDAEGSAGCDPAGGSRALSGCLPAEAFEHFRIREQQLLRLNEELEKGREKGLSAAEKHVRVLQSSATQPPPGSHTFRPKSAITYQGDRSRDEDNWNDTSTIRRANRTGCVAGQRSQSASACRCDYPPDSARNKEEKHFEAPASPYETDRGGASTQKVRLRESVLKDPYTSGQRGSHVQAEYMRFVQQGCSAIGSGAACNNLEALTATTQLQKSRILALQQELDLRAKEVQKYEQDLHASRNQANGFADENEKLKRIINQLNTQEEKTRQAHAELASRVGILEDALANLRAENDRLTECDRKTAAELITKGARIIRLTEELETVRTQLKDCKSNTKDSLSAERQIEKLIAANKKLENQRNELVVGFKKQMKLINILKKQKAHMEAARLLSFTEDEFLKVIRADERNAFN, encoded by the exons ATGGAGTTCCAGGGCGATGCAGAAGGGAGTGCCGGCTGTGATCCAGCTGGGGGGAGTCGTGCACTCTCGGGCTGCCTTCCCGCAGAAGCGTTCGAACACTTTCGCatccgcgagcagcagctccttCGGTTGAACGAGGAGCTGGAGAAGGGGAGGGAAAAGGGTCTATCTGCGGCTGAGAAGCACGTGCGAGTTCTCCAGTCGTCAGCCACCCAGCCACCTCCCGGTTCACACACCTTTAGGCCGAAATCAGCCATCACCTATCAGGGAGACAGGAGCCGAGACGAAGATAACTGGAACGATACTTCGACCATTCGCCGCGCAAACCGGACAGGCTGTGTGGCAGGGCAGCGCTCACAGAGCGCATCTGCGTGCCGGTGCGATTATCCCCCAGACTCCGCGAGGAacaaagaagagaagcacttcgaggcgcctgcgtcccCGTACGAAACTGACAGGGGAGGCGCGTCTACGCAGAAGGTTCGGTTAAGAGAAAGTGTCTTGAAAGATCCATACACTTCGGGGCAACGTGGCTCACACGTGCAGGCTGAATACATGCGATTTGTGCAGCAGGGATGTAGTGCTAtaggcagcggcgcagcttGCAACAATTTGGAGGCTTTGACCGCGACAACGCAGCTCCAGAAGAGCCGAATTCTCGCTCTTCAGCAGGAGTTAGATTTGCGGGCAAAGGAAGTCCAGAAATATGAACAGGATTTGCACGCATCAAGAAACCAAGCCAACGGGTTCGCAGACGAAAATGAAAAATTGAAAAGGATAATCAACCAACTGAACAcgcaagaagagaaaacaagGCAGGCCCACGCCGAGCTCGCGTCAAGAGTTGGCATACTCGAAGATGCTCTTGCCAACCTGCGAGCGGAAAACGATAG GTTGACCGAATGCGACCGGAAAACTGCGGCTGAGTTAATTACTAAGGGCGCGCGTATCATTCGTTTAACTGAAGAACTCGAAACAGTGCGAACGCAGTTGAAAGACTGCAAAAGCAACACCAAGGACAGTTTGtcagcagagagacagatcGAGAAGCTCATAGCTGCCAACAAGAAATTGGAGAACCAGCGAAACGAGCTGGTGGTAGGTTTCAAGAAACAAATGAAGCTTATAAACATCCTCAAAAAGCAGAAGGCACATATGGAAGCAGCACGTCTTCTCAGTTTCACCGAAGATGAATTTCTGAAAGTTATACGGGCCGATGAAAGGAACGCATTCAACTGA